The Plectropomus leopardus isolate mb unplaced genomic scaffold, YSFRI_Pleo_2.0 unplaced_scaffold29640, whole genome shotgun sequence nucleotide sequence CTTTTGATTGAGCAGCCTTGtgtaaaatatcagttttaGTTTACATTCAGTAAaacttgttaaccctttgaaacctggatggacatcagtttttttgtgatgtgtttagacgcctttcacgagcTGTCTGacactttgaaaactgagaaaaaaaagatgtttactgCTGAGAACTTAAAAGAAATGcccaatttggcaaaaaaaatcccacaaattacaagaaattttacctaaaaatttgGATGAGGACAGGATGATTAAAAATTGATCCAAACAACTgggtaaaatgtcaagaaagctatatttaaattaatggaATAATTGATGAATTATTTGCACAAAGGAATTGCCTGTCTGTAATGTCCCGTAAGAGTTAAGACTAAACTAGAGgtaatattttgataaaatactTAGAAAATGTCGGACACAGAGTTCAGAGAGGTTAGGACATGTGACGGGACCATGTTAACTGAGAGAAACAGACCAACAGGAAGCTCCAAACACATCTTCAATattaaaaaactgctaaaattcAGTCAAACTCAGTCTGAGCCGGGGCGTCTGGcagctgagtggataaagcaccTCAcgaatgaaggcagtgtccttgccgcagtggCTGCAAGTACGATTCCCActcgtggccctttgctgcatgccccccccccccacacacaaacaccattaatctgtcctatccaataaaaaaaggcaaaataccaaaaaaccTCAGTCTGagtcatgtgtttgtttaagtttaagtttttttcttgttaataaaaaagaatttcaacagtgtgtcagatttagaGGGATCGAGTGGTGAGGAGACGTGAACacgctgaaacttctcctgttcagattcattcagtgttcattgttcaggtttCACTGGGAGCTGATTCATCCTTCAGTTACACGTACAGAAACACTAGAGGATACTCACTGTAGCCCATCCCCTGGACAAAGTACTTGAAGGCCTCTGTGAGTTTTCCCGgctgaggaaagaaaaaacacaaacttcagTCTATTTTATGAAACTGATCTTTCTTTCATCTTAAGAAGCgattttacaaacaaatgtgCATGCGTGAAGTTGTAGCCGTGACGTCAACCTTCTCAAGATCTGTGCTTTGCCAGTTTACACTGTGACACAAGGGGTGCTGCTGCACTCTCGGACCCGgtttcaaaattttgcatgttcAGGCCCCCAAAAGGCTACACATTCTTATTTGATTTATAGGTGCATGCAACAGTAGCAATAGTTTGGACCTGACATGCATTTAACTGGTAGCCTGAGCTCACATCGATAAATAGCAATGTTTGCATGGAAATGAAAGTGTGCCCAGTTTTCTGTCGTATGGTCTTTTCGTAAATGGCTCAGACTCACCTGCACCACCTGAGGAAGTCCTCCACAGTCTGCCATCTagtggaaagacaaaaaaacaacaaataatctGGTGAGAATAGAAGCCACTCTCACGAGGTTTGAACTTTTTGATTTAAGGCTAACCCACtaccaaaattcaaaacaagacATCACTTCTGATTCATTGACTGATGTGTCCACACAGGGACTACCATCTTAATCTGGACAATAACCAACTCCCACAATTTCTGCGGAACTTGCAAATTGTTTAGATCACTGCAAATTTAAGGCAAATTTGACCAACAACTGCAGTTTCCTGAAAGTTTTACTCTTAACATTCCCCAGTGAAGTCACCAGATTTCACTTCCTTGAATGTGGCTGTGAAGATGCAGACATTTGTGTCACGATCATCTcctgtaacaaaaaaatgatttctgatGTTCAGCGGCAAAGCAGGGGTAAACTTCACACATGGATCCCCTACCtctgatttttaataaattatacaaaaatttgcaagaagtTTTGGAATTTTCATTTGCACCTGCATTTCAAAAAAGagcacctgaaaaaaaagcgCAACATGTATTGCAATCTCTTGGAAAATCTGCTGTGAAATCACGCATTTCTTCTGTTACatttttctctccatgtttaACCTGGGTTGTCAACTACTGCTGAACTTTGTCACACTGTCCAGACTTCAGCTCAGGACTGTTCCATTTTTGGAGGGTCTGCTCAGTTACTCGTCCACTGTGGACTTCAGTTTGGCAATTAAATaagtgcgcatgtgtgtgtttgtacgaGAGGACAAAAACTGTGCGTGCTCAGATTTATCGGCTTCGTCTGCTCATGAGTCAACCCACAGGAACTGGTCCAGAGCTGTACAGGCCTACTGGGATTTCTCCAAACATCCAGGTTAAAAAACTCCCCCGCTGACTAGAaggaaaacaccaaaatagtaaaaaaattacagaataattattGAGACGGTTGACCATCACAGAGCGACAACTGGAGctaagagacagacaggtgagaaaagagagacagatgttTAGGTgaggaatgagacagacaagtgAAGAGGAGACATACgcagagaaaagagacagacagacacactgacagacacactgacggatagacagacagacagacacacacagagacagacagacagactggtACCTTGAGCAGGGTGGTCTTGGTGGGGTTCAGTCTGGAGTTACACTCCACCTGCAGGAAAGagtgcaccaacacacacatgcacacacatacgcgcgcgtgcgcgcgcacacacacacacacacacacacacacacacacacacagtatttacAACAAGTTGATGTCTCATACTggctgttgtcatggaaacaggGCAGAGACTCACCACGACGTCAACAGCAGGCGACGTGTCTCCAACCACCAGCAAAGCGGGACacctgatacacacacacacacacacacacacaatcatataAGGTGTATCAGAATGTATGGTTGGAAATGTATAATTACtaaacaa carries:
- the LOC121938494 gene encoding protein NDRG3-like; amino-acid sequence: MEIIQTYRLHISQDIPQENLAMFYSSYDSRAELQMERPIPGLNENTVTTLRCPALLVVGDTSPAVDVVVECNSRLNPTKTTLLKMADCGGLPQVVQPGKLTEAFKYFVQGMGYSEYPLVFLYV